One window of the Hippoglossus hippoglossus isolate fHipHip1 chromosome 9, fHipHip1.pri, whole genome shotgun sequence genome contains the following:
- the ptrh1 gene encoding probable peptidyl-tRNA hydrolase yields the protein MTLITAWNRFRRFVSPLVHKFLSFVTMRRLLTRVLHRVLLNESFSPVMVPEAEIHSHGRRKLVVGLGNPGMEGTRHSVGMAVLGALAARLDVADRWRGDKQVSGEVIVSEIQHTHVVLLRPRLLMNINGVSVAKAAGKYGVRPEDILLVHDELDKPLGKINIKLGGSARGHNGVRSCVDCLQTDVMQRLRVGIGRPTGKMSVERHVLGRFSSEERKVLDSVLVQSVDLLLSQLSQQESKPDSPSSPSSPAGGRGAAQKRTEG from the exons ATGACTCTCATCACCGCGTGGAACCGTTTCCGTCGCTTCGTGTCTCCGTTGGTCCACAAGTTTCTGAGCTTTGTCACGATGCGTCGACTTTTAACCAGAGTTTTACACCGAGTTCTGCTGAACGAGTCCTTCTCACCTGTGATGGTCCCTGAGGCGGAGATCCACTCACACGGCCGCAGGAAGCTG gtggtGGGACTGGGCAACCCGGGGATGGAGGGTACCAGACACAGCGTCGGCATGGCGGTGCTTGGCGCGCTCGCCGCCCGGCTCGACGTAGCTGACCGTTGGCGCGGCGACAAGCAGGTGTCCGGTGAGGTCATCGTGTCGGagatccaacacacacacgtggtgcTGCTCCGACCCAGACTGCTGATGAACATCAATGGAGTGTCAGTGGCCAAAGCAG ccGGTAAATACGGCGTCAGGCCTGAAGACATCCTGCTGGTCCACGACGAACTGGACAAACCTCTGGGGAAGATCAACATCAAACTTGGAGGAAGCGCCAG AGGTCACAACGGAGTCCGCTCCTGTGTAGACTGTCTTCAGACGGAT GTGATGCAGAGACTTCGAGTCGGGATCGGACGGCCAACGGGGAAGATGTCGGTGGAGCGTCACGTCCTCGGCCGCTTCTCCTCGGAGGAGCGGAAGGTTCTGGACTCTGTTTTGGTCCAGAGTGTggacctcctcctctcccagctCTCCCAGCAAGAATCCAAACCggactccccctcctccccctcctcgccagcagggggcagaggAGCAGCACAGAAGAGGACGGAGGGGTAG
- the tor2a gene encoding prosalusin: MLVVRCALVLFLCNPVCGVFQKLYCAISESCDCDFRPRIRDLEWDLYKNVYGQHLAQDIVSEAVDGFLQNKSPDRPLVLSFHGSSGTGKTLVSSMLGNHLYGSAMSSPFVHQFVPTLHFPMPQRVNEYREALKLWVQGNLTECARSIFLFDEMEKMPSGLIDVLEPFLGPSHIVFRTNYRKAIYIFISTTGEEVINKLSVENRQAGRDREEIRLSDLQDAIAQSVYNNTSSGFFNSSIIQQKLITRFVPFLPLSRRHIERCVRSQLCQQGRCGRSDVVEAVGGDMIYTPAPGQYFSTTGCKAVSAKINMFL; the protein is encoded by the exons ATGTTGGTCGTCCGCTGTGCGCTGGTTTTATTCCTCTGCAACCCGGTGTGCGGAGTTTTCCAGAAACTCTACTGCGCCATTTCAGAGAGCTGCGACTGCGACTTCCGACCGCGCATCAGAG ACTTAGAGTGGGACCTCTACAAGAATGTCTACGGACAACACCTGGCCCAGGACATCGTGTCAGAGGCGGTGGACGGGTTCCTCCAGAATAAAAGCcccgatcgccccctggtgctGTCCTTCCACGGCTCCTCTGGGACAGGGAAGACACTGGTCAGCTCCATGCTGGGAAATCATCTGTATGGCTCAGCTATGAGCAGCCCATTTGTCCACCAGTTTGTCCCAACGCTGCACTTCCCGATGCCGCAGCGGGTCAATGAGTACAGG GAGGCGTTGAAGCTCTGGGTGCAGGGGAACCTGACGGAGTGCGCGCGCTCCATCTTCCTTTTTGACGAGATGGAGAAGATGCCTTCAGGCCTCATCGATGTCCTGGAGCCCTTCCTGGGTCCTTCTCACATTGTGTTTCGCACCAATTACCGCAAGGCCATCTACATCTTCATCAG caccacaggagaggaggtgaTAAACAAGCTGAGTGTGGAGAACCGTCAGGCTGGACGGGACCGAGAGGAGATCAGGTTGTCCGACCTGCAGGACGCCATCGCACAGTCGGTCTACAACAACACCTCAA GCGGCTTCTTCAACTCCAGCATCATCCAGCAGAAGCTCATCACCCGCTTCGTTCCCTTCCTGCCGCTGAGCCGCCGCCACATCGAGCGCTGCGTCCGCTCGCAGCTCTGCCAGCAGGGCCGGTGTGGCCGCAGTGACGTGGTGGAGGCAGTGGGGGGCGACATGATTTACACTCCCGCTCCAGGACAATACTTCTCCACCACCGGCTGTAAGGCCGTCTCCGCCAAAATCAACATGTTCCTGTGA